GTTACCATCGTATGTACCTCTTGATAGGTAGACGAGCATAATGACTCATTACATTGTTGGTTACTTATGTTACTCTTAAGATAGAGCTTATGCCAAAACACCCAcagacttataaaaataaaaatgttgttagtATACGACAGATAATTTCTATCAACAGGTATGCGAAGTCTACAAACTGCATAGAGAAACATTTCACCTCACGGTGGACTATGTGGACCGATATCTATCGAACACTGAAGACGTGCAGAAGGGCAGGTTGCAGCTAATAGGTACAACATACAAAAAACCgcatgtaattaaaataaacaaaaaaaggttcGGTATTACGAAAACCTTCAATTACAGGTATCACATGTCTCTTCATAGCTGCGAAAGTGGAAGAAGTGTACCCGCCTAAGATCGGCGAATTCGCATACGTCACAGACGGCGCTTGCACCACAGACGAGATCTTACTGGAGGAGCTACTGATCCTTAAGATCCTGTCGTGGAGCATCACACCTATCACCATCAACAGCTGGCTGAACGTGTACATGCAGCTGGCGAGCGAGGGCAGGAGTGCCAAGCGCAGGCTGCTCGGCGAGAGCGACGTGGCCGCGAACGCATTGCGGAGCTACACATTCGTGTTTCCGCAGTATTCATCATTAGAATTTGTGATATGTGGACAATTAATAGACTTAGCAGTGTTGCATGTAGATGTGAATCTGTTCGCGTATAGTGCGGTCGCGGCCGCGGCTATAGCTCACGCTTTCACCAAAGAACTAGCCATCAGGGTGTCGGGTAAGTTcatcgtatttattaaaataatataataattattactacttACTAACTTATAAACAGTcaatagttaaaacaataatacagCTGAAATCCTTCATATGTTGTctgtaaatacatattaattatactttataataaataaatataagataataaaatgaGTGGTAGTGCAACATGCAAGGTGATTAAAGTCCATTATAATGGAAATTGGTCATAGTCATCGTTTTATAGTCAGATACATGCTTCTTACAGCAAGAATTGGCGCTCTACCTTAATAGGGCGAAAAATAAGTGACATGTCAAAGAGtactttgttaaaaaataatattatgattcgTTGATAAAACAGGGTATAATTGGGATGTGCTGGAGCCCTGCTGGCGGTGGCTGGCGCCCTTCGCGAGCGTCATCCGCACCGAGGGCTCGGTGTGTGTGGTGCGCGGCGGCGACGGAGAGTTCCTGCAGGCCGCCGGCGGACTCGACCTCATCTGCCCCGACGTCAACCTTGACGAGAGCCACCGCATACAGTCGCACAACGTCACCCTTGACATGTTTGTGAGTACAATAGTCTTTAAACTCGCAACTAGTCAATAAAAAAGCAATGACTCAAGATGAAATCAGAATGAAAAAAGAGTTTATCATTCTTATGGTTAGGACATAATGAACTGCTACACCCTGACCTATGACCTCAATATACCACAacacaatacttatttttaacagGATAAGGTATACCAGATAATGGTAGAGCAACAGTCGGTAACGCAGACGACGAGCGAGGCGGCAACGTCTCAGGAGAGCGAGCACATCTACCCGCCCACCCCGCCCGCCTCCGACCACAAGAGCCCCAAGACGCCCACCACCAAGACCCCGTCCACGCGACACCTGTCACCCCCGCCCGAGGCCCGGCGCCTCTCTACTGAGTGattcacattttatattaaggtGTGTTCACTCTCAGTTTGCAAAAACAGTTGTTTAATACTCTATTGGTACAAAGATACTTAACCGCGAACAGGCCAAAGTCATCAGTTCGTTATTTACACTGTTGTATAGAAATATCatcaaatatgaaaattaaaactttttaggTAATCTGATTGATCAGTAAAGTAAGCTAAAGTGTATTCTTACTCGGAAAATTCTCATGAAAACTTGACTTGGATATATTTACACTAGTTGTAATCTGCGATGCAGCTCTACATGTAGAATACATATAAATTTTTAGCAACAGTAGGTAGTTATAAACTTAATACTAATAGCTATTATTAGGACTCGATTTGACGACTATTCGACTATGAAACCAGACAcaataattagtaataatacctcATGAGTACTCtttaagtacaattttaaattaaagttgtaATAACTTTATCTAATACAGTTAAATTGTCATCACATGTCAACCCACAAGAAATAGGTTACACGGTTAACTCAACTTAGCACACATATTGATTTGGAAACTATTGATAAAATAGccataaataatcttttaatgaCTTGAAAGTATTACAATCCGGCCGCAATAGTATCTCTCTCAAATGGATGTGTTTTGACTAATGATAAGTTTCTAATGCTTGTGTGCTGTGGGGCTGCTTATTAACATACTAGGCTCTCATATGGCAGTTGCAGTGTGCATGATACTAATATTTCAATTGAGATGAGATAGAgccattaaaacaattaaatattttcattgacgCTATTTTTGGGGTGTGAAAAGTAATGGCtggttaataatttagtaaaaaaaacttgttgcaccttttttagaacaaaaactcTGTTAAGGTACTATTTCGTAACATAAGGCGCTCAAGTgtctataataaaatttgtgaaGAAGTAATATTGCAAAAGATTGATctatatattttgaaagtttttatttatgtttacattttagTCATAAGAATGTTTAGTATTACGTCactgttaaattataatataacaatgtttcaggactgttaaaaatatttgttcctactttgaaaactaataatattttaatggatGATATACACTTGTGCCACCAGTTAATACTGCTTAAACATTccatattttatgttatcaCTAACATCATGTTTAAGTAGACATATCCaccgttttaatttaaatgttcatgTAGAGTAGatagattttttcatttaacttgtGATAAATCTAAGGTAACATCTTTACTACAAACAATATTGTGGTATGTATCGCAAAGTTCACATCAAACTAGTTATGTGAAtgcataatattgtattttttgtgtaaatagaaGTAAAAATGCATTACAATTAATCatttttcaatcaatattatattcTGTATCTAATCTCTTGATAAGTGTACCACCCTGTGACCTTATTCTCATTACAAGATGTTTTTACCTTTATTGTAGCATTACCTAACCACTCGTTACTAaacaatcattttcttttttatatccCCACTATATTATTGAGTTTAACATCCAAATCAAATGTcgcgaaatatatatttaataaattactcctacttaataattaatttaatgcttAGTCCTTGATTTTTTTCGACTCTTTGTAAATatgtgaaaatgtaatttattgatataataaattgataaaaaaaaagttcacgAGACTGATAACTAAGAGCTTTGATTGAgtcaaaaacgttttaattgataaaatcttaTGATTATTGTGAATATATGATTGGCTTATTTTAACCAAAGACTGCCACATACTTGGAAAAGTCGACGTACTATTTGTGTTTTCGGCATACTTAGAAGTGGTGGCATTTCTTAaactgtcataatatttttaaaggaactAAATGCATGAAATTTATGCTTGacgataatatttttaggtattaagcaaaaaatattagtaatcaGTCTTAAGATGTATCATTATTTCTGAGTATATTGAATAAACAGCTTGTGTCTTATGTATTCGATTTGTATAACATGTTATGTGATATATTTTCTATGAGTATGGGAATGCATGTGGTCCAAGTGCTAACTTTCTATTTCATTAGTGTTAGCTCAATGTAGGTGGACTTTATGATGTTCCTACATTGAACTACCACTTGGGTCTTTGACATGTGACTTTTTTTGCAAAGTGAaatgattctttatttatcatttaatgcGTAATGTGTgattacaaatgtaaataaatacacaaatcttGGCTAACACCTTTCAAGTAACAGATAATTTGTATATGTTTAATGCGCCGAACACACCCTACATCTGAGCTACTTTAGCCATGTATATTCTCATAGCTATGACTTTTTGAACTGTTCCCTATCTGAATCTATTGTTTCACTCGATTACTagtatatgtaaaaatatctgTTGTACAAAATCGTATGCACCATATTGTatggatttattatatttgtaacaaCTAACATTGTACAGTGTACCTAACTCTAACAGAACCGGGTATTGTTCGTTTTAGAAAAATTCTGTAGAAGTAAGTTGAACGATTACGCTTATCCACAAAGGCGAACGCTCGCCTTATAAATAAGACTTAGATTtgttactttatattaaaataatttaaaattatattcttagtaGGAAATGATTAGATTTTTAGaactaagttatttttatatcaatttattgaagttaatataaaaagtgaATGAAACGACAATATTGTATCCCGGATTTCATTGCATGTGATCTCATGTCATGTATAAAAGAAAATCGGATGTTATTGTGCAATAACTGCATTGATCACATTTTTGTATGTACAGTTAATTCACGGCGAcatagtattaaataaatggtgttgattatttaaaaatatgtttttatttatttttgccacCCTCGGCAAttactaaacaatattataaaacaaagtacaTCTTTATAACAAAGGTACCTGATTTTCAAACTTTGTActgttctttattataattatataataacaatCAACGACATTAATCTCCAACggattatttgtaaaaaatgctTACGTACTAGGGCCGCGGGTCCGCCATTCTGAAAGAAAAGCGAAAGaagcatttaataataatagaagtGGTATTTAAATGACACAATGTAATTTTCAACAAAGTTTTCGTAGGCTGGTATGTCTCttcagccagagtcgcgcagagtatgcgcgagcgatcccgctaaagcagtagaaggggcccggggagtttttagtcggtggaagtccgacatatccccacgccgtgccctcgacgtgggttgaagacattagcgtctCACCCCGGGAAAAAAAGGCTGATGTCTCTTGGCTTAATAAAAGGCTGCTCAATTCTGGTCATAACGTGATGGTACTTACAAGTGTATGCTGATCTGTGGCCCGGCCGTGACAGAGGACGCGTCCTGCGGCGTCAGGAACACGAACTGCCGGTTTGTATTGTGTAGCGCATGGTCTATCAACAAGTCCATTACTATCTTCCTATTCACGTTGTCCTGAAAAAATCGGTGAAGTAAAGTTTCGGAATTGAaggcataattttaaaatttttgaaacacTTCTGGAGCATAAGCTACCATTCACTGGACTGCGAAGGGCAGATGATGCTTCAAAGCAAGGTCGACTTTGTTGTCTACTTCAGACGTCGCACTGATTTCTAAAGGATTTGAATAgggattttgaaaaaatattgagatcTTTCAGAACATTGAATCTATACTTTCTAGATTCATATCATAATGAGGTAAaagtaggtaataatgttaGAGGTAATTTTCGGATCCGCTGAACTGATTTCGGAACTTCTTATTCCAATAGGTAGGAAAGATATCATTTTGAGTGTGTCACTATAACGAATAGTTAGGGGTTATCCAGAATATAATATTCCCTCGCACCATGAAGACGTCGAACTCGTCCATGAAGCAGAAGGGCAGCTCGACGCAGTCCCAGAGCGCCATGATGAAGGCCACGGTGGAGTAGGAGCGCTCGCCGCCCGACAGCGACGACGTACtggccgcgcgccgcgcctCGCCCTCGCGTCCAGAGCACACGATCTCCAGCGTCGCCGCGCCGTTGTCGATGTCCATGCGGCCCTGACACGTGACCATGCGATACATTAGTCTGGACTTATGGACTTTAAGAGAGACAGCGACACAGCATCGATTACAGcattttaaaacatgtaaaagtgaGTATATATCTTACttttagagaaaaatatttcttttaatacgTAAGTTTACCAAAAACGTCGCAAAAATATCAGGCagggataaaagaaaaaagtcatTTCGATGTTTCCCATTAGACTAATTTTACGACAGCGAAAATTTGAGTGTATGTGTGTTACCGCTATACACTCGAATCGTTAAACCGattttaactaaatttaatttggaaGTAACTTACACCTGTATAAACACAATCTTATCTATTATCCGAAATGTGTAAACCATGGGCCGCAGCTACCATAGACATAAAACAATATCGATTCACGGAAAAAGTATAAGCCTATATGGCGAccaagtataaataaaagctttgcgATACAACTCACCGAGTATCCTCGCAGTGTAAGCATAGCTTGAAAGCTGTGCTGCACTCGCCTGGCGATGCTCGTCTGTACACTGTAGCAGAACTTCAGATGCTTATCAGTTGTCACCTTCATCTGTGAACGacatgtattaattatttagtcATTCCTACCCAATTAGAAGACAGAACCTGATGAGATTCGAAACCGAAACTCAGCTCTGTCATGTTGAGAGTAAGTTcataatatttgtctttttcTACAGGCTTGCTTAAGGTAATATTCAAAACGATCGCTTTAGTAACGCCGTTAAAAATAGTGGCACCACTGCAGGGTTTCCTCACGCAACTATTGGCAGGACCCTTAAGTAAGGCTCCAGACAAGCGAACTGGGccccgatgaatgaatgaaaattgtcttaaaatgacacttttcgtattaaCAGAATAgcttaaattcaaattaaatccaattgcacgtcattcatcggccattgtaaatgtCAGAATCGGGGCCCTAGCTTGACTGTGTAGAGCCTACGAATGTAACTCACGTCGTCGATGAGCGTCTTGAGCCTCTCGAGCGTGAGCCTGGTGCGGCGGTACTTGCGCTCGACCTGCAGCAGCCGCTCCGTGACCTCGGCCTCCGTCAGCCCGTCGCTGCGGATCGCAGACAGCTTCAGTTGGATCTTCTTCAACTCGTTCGTCACTATCGCTACGTCTCTGTTTATAAAAATCGACTCATGTTAGATTATGTTTTATCACATAAGTtcattaaaatagataattgtGATATTATTGTTCAACTTTTGCGCAACGCCATCTgttctcaaactaagcaaagcagtCAAgaatttgtcctgggtgggcaTCGAACACACGAACTCTGGTATAGCAATtagagccactaaccactagatcaacagaGCAAATCACCTCTGTATCCGTATAACCAGCTTTTTAAAGCTGCATAATATTAGTAGACAAATTGTTACACTTCTGGTTCTTTAGAATTAGTATGTAGTCATCTACTTCCAGCACAAACAAACATAGTCCCATTACCGCTAAATGACAGCCACTAATCTCGTCAGCAAAAAATGTCTTGCAGTGCAGTTCCAATAAAAAATCATGAGCGATGATGGGTCACTAGCACATCATTATCGTCTTATATGGTACTAAAGTTACTATCATACAAACATCCCCTATAGATTGTTGGTACCACATTACCTTGGATTTTCTACCCTAGGGCAGAGTCGTTGTGCAGCCTCAATCTTCTTGTTGATGTCGTTGCGCTTGTCCCCGAGTATGACCTCGACTTGCGTCATCTTGATACCGTCCTCCCGAAGCCGTTGTTCATACATCTTTCGCTTAGTCACACCTTGATCCAACTTCATTTGTTCCTGGTCTATCTCTTCCTATGCAAAAAGAAACTGAATATGTTAAACGTGAAACTCGAACCCATTTTATAGCGTGATTTGGAAATCCAAGTAAGCGGTTTAATATCTTAagattaatttcattattatgcaAACGGACGATGTTTTGCCGCtcatcatcttttttttttttactgtcccTGATTCTTAATTTAACCTATAAGTAGCAACATGACTGCTTACTCGCAAGTTCCTGCAATTCGTGGTGACTTCAGCCAGCTGGTTCTTCACCGACCTCATCTTGGTTTCGTACTCCTCAATTTTCTGCCGGTATTGCGCCTGTTTCTTCGACAGCTCTTCCACTTGCTGGTTGAGAGTGTTCATTTTCTCTTTTGATATGTTCAATTCGTCcacctaattaaaattttatggttttaaacGAAATTAACATTCTGATTAGAACTGATACAATTTGTGCatttctttaaacatttttgtatgaaactAGCTGACCTGGTAATCGTTGTTATGCCATATGATAATAAGACAAATGAAAATCGATtcgacacgagaattttatacattagataCAGGTTTGTGCTATGGAAAAtcttttttctgaaaaactacTAGTCgacataatttacttatttatttaaactttcatgtacaattgtggtacatagaGCGGACTTGATGGCGAAAAGCATTTTCTACAAGTCGACCTTTGGGTCAAAGTTAAGAACCAACAAGAGCAAAAGATAAACTTATAACTGCTTAAGAGCCATTTGACATTTTCgattcattgtatttttgtagtcgtttaatgaaatagattcctgaattattatttttttttatacgtgttttttggttgaaatacgaagtaattatgaaaataaaattattccaaaataatctATGTTCTTTAGTAAATCAAACCCTatagttattttgacaatatttgcataaaatttgtcaaaatatcaatttgaacatcagtctaaatcacaataaattaaacgtaaGTGTGCACCGATCAGAATAGCGCGAGCGCTCGTCGTGGAAGGACCTGTGCAATTTTTTCCGTCGTCCCGATTTCCTAGCGCTcacgaaataaagtgaatattatactacgaccacataattttgatccgctttgtatttttttttcgaaagttaagattttgtttgttttcacatattgttaagatgtgtctttttttgtaaaataattatatattttttttattaattctttgtaataagtaagtaggttacatatcagttgtctggtaaaatatatttatttttttattttatatttaacattgatttatattattttatatgtagatatcggaaattaagttattttgttagtattttagaATGAGAAATCGTCTAAACCGCATGGAAGAGGGTAGCACTTTTGTATCTGATCCGACGTAGACGACAAGGAAACACCGGCCCCATTGTACATTCACCCCGTGttctattttaccatttttgttAAGTATCATTTgctacaatattttacataatacctatcgtgttttttatttatttagcgtaatgtgtaaacgcattacggtaaataaaatatttaatttttcataatctataatttttaccaaatcATATTACGataacggctcaagattgtttCGTCGGTCTTGACTCTCGTGTTGcactgtttatattgcattcgtgtgactcgctacgcacacatagacaatgacgcactcttttgcctaaacttgagcgcaatcattttgtgaaatggctcttaagtgattcgatcacatgttaagctacgcttgatgcagttggtccgtagatgggtgaccatctttgtcataacgagttcctccatcttcggaaggcacgttaaattgtgggtcccggctgttattcctacatgtttgacagtcgttacaagtagtcagaagcttgagtctgacaaccagtctaaccaaggggtatcgtgttgcccaggtaactgggttgaggaggtcagataagcagtcgctccttgtaaaacactggtacttagctgaaaccggttagactggtagccgaccccagcataattgggaaaaggctaggccaatgatgataagTATAGTTACCAGCACAGCATACTGCGGCGCCTGCTGCAgctgcagcgcggcggcggccccGCGCGCGGCCTCGGCCCGCTCGTGGCGCTCGcgcagcagcgcctgcagcgcccggcccgcgccgcgctcgccgtcgcgcgcgcgcgccgcctccTGACACGCCTCCTCTGCCTTCGCTTCCAGCCCCTGGAGCGTCGCCTCAGCTTCTTTTATCTCGGCTAGCACTTGTCTGTTGGATTACAAACTTTACAGTACCTTTTTGATATAATATCGCGAGGTGTCTTATTTTCGTTATTGAGATTGTGAACGACAattttgaactataaaaaaattaatccGATGTTGGTCCAGGATGGAAAAAGGATGAAGGCTAGATCAAAGTGAGTTAAAGACaatcttacaaataaatctCTTTTGAAAACATCTAGACAGAATTAAGTCAAGTTGACAACCATAACAAGTCCTAACTTATAAATTACAGAGTACTTAAGAAAATCCTATGGACACTAGGTGGAAATAAGAGCAAATACATTCTATAACTACAGAAACTAGTTGTGACTTACTTCTTTCTCTCGGCCGTACTGAGATGTAAGAACCGGCTGGTCCGGCCCGCGCCGCCGTAGATGCGGTAGTTGGGCGCGGGGTGGTACTCCGTGGAGTCCAGCGTCACGATCTTGGCGCAGTTCACCGGGACGTTCTCCTCCGTGTCCGATAGGCGGACCGCGTCatctaaatgtatttgtatgttatcATTGTGTATTGTATCAGTTAGAAgatacgaaataaaattaaagcaacaTCACAACCGCACACGGtatggcttgttggtctagtggttagtgaccctgggttcgattctcactcAGGACAAAAGTTTTTGTGATGATcacgataatttgttttttgtgtgggtgttatttatctatattatgtatttagaaatatataagtatgtatatcagTGGTTAAGTACTCATGGTACAaggtttgcttagtttgagactagatggcgttgtgtgataaGGAAGGGAATATTTACTTAGACTAAGATCATTTTGAGGAGCATAAAGCGTCAGGTCGCTCTATCGATTAGGTATTCCGTAGCTCACCGTGATCGGGCACGAGCAGCACACTCTCCATGGCCACGTTGTCGATGAGGAAGTTGGCGACGACGGGGTCGGCCACGTCCAGCGAGTCCAGCGCCGACACGAAGCCGGGCGCCGCCACGCGCGTGCGACGCACGTCGTGAGCGCGCGGCAGGAAGCGGCTGCACGTCACGCCCGGCTTGGCCGCGCTGCCGTACACCTGCCGCCCGCAATATATAGCGTGAGGATGTCTTCCGACACTGTCTCACAAGTTGACTAGCATCTCTGAGGCACTGACGGGGGAGGTAAAAAACAATCTACGACGTCGTATGCAATTTGTCGCTGATCGAGCTCCCGACTCCATGTGCAGTGCTCTCCAGTACTGGTTATTCCAGATTCGAGAGAGTCTAAGTAAAATTTTGACAAGAAATGACGACCTATTGGACGAACTCTGATGATCAAGAAGCTAGGAACGCGTCTAGCGGCTTCGACTTGCTTCAAGTGGTTGTAAAAGCTCTTCTTCATTATCGTCCGTCACCGAATGGTACAAATCAGGCGTTACAAATTTCACAAATTGCACACACATGACTATAAAACACTTACCTGATTCATTATCTGGATGAGTTTTCTTGAATCTTCAGCCGTATTCACGCAAAATGATTGGATGGAACCACCGAGAATATGTTCAAGGGCCCCGCCCCATCTTTTCTCCTTCACCTTCAGGTAAGCCCCTGTTATAAACACGGCATTTAATCTTCtacatttaaattctaattcaCGGCGTTTAATTTTTCGCTTTATTTCGACACACGTTTatgtttcatacaattttagTACGACGGTACTTCGTTACATACCAATGGGTCCCTTCGGCGGTTTGGAGAAATGTCCGCGGTCGACGGCTGCCTTGACTCGCTGGCACAGCTCCACCATGTTACTGCCGTAAACTGCCAGCGAGTCGTCTCCCCGCGACTCTAACTCACGAAGCTGCTGCTTCAGTTGTcctaaacaatgtttattatgcTCAGTTTATGTAACTGCGTTGTACTACGCTGATCGTCAATGATTCTTTGTAGGCTCGTGTAGCCATGCTAAAAAGTGTTTACCACTGTACTGCCTACGGTCCCGGTCGTAGCGCTACAACTAAcagtttttaatcataattatgacACTGACAAAAGTAAGTGTGTAGGGTAACCAAATTTTggtaattgataaattaatgacGACAAACTTGCTTGTGacatacatacctacctatCATGTAAATGTGTGTAATGTATGTTAATCtagcttttttttatattaaatgcttTCGATAATTGCAACTAGTCTTGCAAGCAAAAATCATCCTCTTTTTTGAGTAGGTAAATGTGCGCACCAACACGGCTAATGGGGGAAAGAAGTGGAAGAACAGCGAGAAGTCTTAGATGTTAGACTAGTAATAATAACAGTAGTATCATACGTATGGAGTCGGCGTGCCTGTGCGCGCGCGCCTGCAGCTGGTCGGCGTGCGCCTGCGCGTGCGCGAGGTTGTCCCGCGCCTGCGCCGCCTCGTGCTGCGCCGTGTCGtagcgcgcgcgcgccgccgccgccgccgccgccagcgccgccgccgccgcctccagCTGCGCGCGCCGGGACTCCGCCGCGCCGGACCTGACCAGGCGGGCTTACATCAACAACGCAATGGAACGAAGCAACCATCCAAACCAACCAAATCCCCGTAGTATATCGAAGCTTAATTCTAATTGTCAGGGTAGAACATACTAACTGAAGAAAGCTTAGTAGTTTTTCTAGGAAATTTTAATCGTGAGCTTTTTTTTAGCCATTAGTGTCCCACTGCAGGGGTCTCCCTTAGGTTTTTCCACTCTGTACGGTATACTGCTTTTTCTTTCCATGCTCGTCGCGTCATCTCATTCGGGGCCGTCGTCGTAGCCGCTTTATGTTGGATGGAATCCAGTGGGTACATACTTTGGCCCA
This sequence is a window from Trichoplusia ni isolate ovarian cell line Hi5 chromosome 8, tn1, whole genome shotgun sequence. Protein-coding genes within it:
- the LOC113496456 gene encoding G1/S-specific cyclin-E; protein product: MAQTGSVCESSEKRLTLKRKRNSTDDELENMPPLKISPVLEEELNDQPAHNVVVESSSCSSDDEGSQYGAVDQPRSVYTDLDYNPDSFLSPPSISDLPNCVLSPLENVARGESTPHSNKRPSTSKIPCPTLPKRKCPLPRLSWADPGDVWNSMCDCDARSSNRKNPNMFDNHPNLQPRMRAILLDWLNEVCEVYKLHRETFHLTVDYVDRYLSNTEDVQKGRLQLIGITCLFIAAKVEEVYPPKIGEFAYVTDGACTTDEILLEELLILKILSWSITPITINSWLNVYMQLASEGRSAKRRLLGESDVAANALRSYTFVFPQYSSLEFVICGQLIDLAVLHVDVNLFAYSAVAAAAIAHAFTKELAIRVSGYNWDVLEPCWRWLAPFASVIRTEGSVCVVRGGDGEFLQAAGGLDLICPDVNLDESHRIQSHNVTLDMFDKVYQIMVEQQSVTQTTSEAATSQESEHIYPPTPPASDHKSPKTPTTKTPSTRHLSPPPEARRLSTE
- the LOC113496771 gene encoding structural maintenance of chromosomes protein 6, which gives rise to MASDIFEEDTDGSIVSIHVRNFFCHDNLKVNLNRNVNFIVGRNGSGKSAVLTALVVGLGGRASDTNRGSNLHSFIKKGANSATIEIKIKNNSSKAYKHNIYGDYITVVRHINVSGGSSYKVKSAAGDIISKKYEEVNAIILAHDIQVDNPISVLNQDDARSFHASDAKKKYSLFRRATNLDQTENNYIRALDNCKRATAIWTRKKEACADLEKEYTKWKTSHEQLRSRDEIKAIEKSLQNEYYWSEVTDLERNVNKIQKQYDKQKAEMDKLREKLSQMEQNYGNNSTAIDELKSLLQAKSEEKSALESEMRALEAEMNSAQAQRRAAQHDAGKHGDALNREKRKVADLEKEIQTFGYDTAQHEAAQARDNLAHAQAHADQLQARAHRHADSIRQLKQQLRELESRGDDSLAVYGSNMVELCQRVKAAVDRGHFSKPPKGPIGAYLKVKEKRWGGALEHILGGSIQSFCVNTAEDSRKLIQIMNQVYGSAAKPGVTCSRFLPRAHDVRRTRVAAPGFVSALDSLDVADPVVANFLIDNVAMESVLLVPDHDDAVRLSDTEENVPVNCAKIVTLDSTEYHPAPNYRIYGGAGRTSRFLHLSTAERKKQVLAEIKEAEATLQGLEAKAEEACQEAARARDGERGAHERAEAARGAAAALQLQQAPQYAVLVDELNISKEKMNTLNQQVEELSKKQAQYRQKIEEYETKMRSVKNQLAEVTTNCRNLREEIDQEQMKLDQGVTKRKMYEQRLREDGIKMTQVEVILGDKRNDINKKIEAAQRLCPRVENPRDVAIVTNELKKIQLKLSAIRSDGLTEAEVTERLLQVERKYRRTRLTLERLKTLIDDMKVTTDKHLKFCYSVQTSIARRVQHSFQAMLTLRGYSGRMDIDNGAATLEIVCSGREGEARRAASTSSLSGGERSYSTVAFIMALWDCVELPFCFMDEFDVFMDNVNRKIVMDLLIDHALHNTNRQFVFLTPQDASSVTAGPQISIHLMADPRP